In Coccidioides posadasii str. Silveira chromosome 4, complete sequence, one genomic interval encodes:
- a CDS encoding uncharacterized protein (EggNog:ENOG410PFIK~COG:S~BUSCO:5815at33183): MALVASPPRGIVVFSGGSAANNLVDVFEAVRQNRSCPLSYIIPISDNGGSSSELIRVFGGPGIGDVRSRLVRLIPDCPSNQELAAIKAFFNYRLPPAADAAHNEWYSIVEGTSPLWNAITPAKKELIRSFLNHLNLEILKRARPPSSTFDFTSASVGNLFLTGARLFTGSFESAIYLLGSICSVPLDSARVIPAINSNFSHHISASLADGTVIVGQNSISHPSETTALQPVRRRPSLLLADGEDLNSESDDLSYEDSHLPGSLPTLRNKNITFSKSTVEELPCRISRVWYINPYGQEIKPPANPRVLEAIRSSQAIIYSIGSLYTSLIPSIILRGVGQALSTCPARHKILILNGSLDRETGPATHPFAASDFVEALVRAGEESHGRSRGVQRVNGTVAIPESCHGPVKSASQPPRISVPYTAYVTHIIHLEGPGTPRVDRERLAEMGIECLRVYGRKVEGQSGEVLGMRYDSTALTQALEMVLGKKGDAMVGIKSRRNTMESMAGR, encoded by the exons ATGGCACTGGTTGCTTCACCACCAAGGGGAATCGTCGTCTTCTCTGGAGGCAGCGCTGCAAACAATCTCGTTGACGTATTCGAAGCCGTGCGTCAAAACAGATCCTGTCCGCTGAGTTACATCATTCCCATCAGTGACAACGGCGGCTCTTCATCAGAACTGATCAGGGTCTTTGGTGGCCCGGGAATCGGAGATGTTCGAA GTAGACTTGTTCGACTCATTCCAGACTGTCCGTCAAATCAAGAATTAGCTGCCATCAAAGCCTTTTTCAATTATAGGTTGCCACCCGCAGCTGATGCTGCGCACAACGAGTGGTATTCCATTGTCGAAGGAACCTCTCCGCTATGGAATGCTATCACTCCTGCAAAGAAGGAGCTCATCCGCTCATTTCTGAACCATCTCAATCTTGAGATCCTGAAGCGGGCGCGACCACCATCTTCAACCTTTGATTTCACTTCTGCTAGTGTCGGAAATCTGTTCCTCACTGGAGCCCGCCTTTTCACTGGGAGCTTTGAGAGTGCGATTTACCTTCTGGGCAGCATTTGTTCTGTACCACTTGACAGTGCTCGAGTTATACCAGCTATTAATTCCAACTTTTCACATCACATATCTGCCTCACTAGCCGACGGGACTGTGATAGTTGGTCAAAACAGCATCTCTCATCCCAGCGAGACCACCGCTCTCCAGCCCGTTAGACGACGACCAAGCCTTCTCTTAGCCGATGGAGAGGATCTAAACTCTGAATCTGACGACCTCTCCTATGAAGACAGCCACTTACCTGGCTCGCTTCCAACCCTCCGCAACAAAAATATTACTTTCAGCAAATCCACCGTGGAAGAGCTACCATGCCGCATCTCCCGCGTTTGGTATATCAATCCATACGGCCAGGAGATCAAACCACCCGCCAATCCCCGGGTTCTAGAAGCCATACGCTCTTCTcaagctataatatataGCATCGGCTCCCTCTACACGTCTCTCATCCCTTCCATAATCCTCCGTGGTGTCGGCCAGGCCCTCTCAACCTGCCCAGCCCGCCACAAAATTCTCATCCTCAACGGCTCTCTCGACCGTGAAACAGGACCGGCAACTCACCCCTTCGCAGCCTCAGATTTTGTCGAAGCCCTGGTGCGCGCCGGGGAAGAATCCCACGGCCGCAGCCGCGGAGTGCAAAGAGTAAACGGCACGGTGGCAATACCCGAATCATGCCATGGGCCTGTTAAATCCGCATCGCAACCCCCTCGCATCTCCGTCCCGTACACTGCGTATGTTACGCATATCATCCATCTGGAGGGACCTGGGACTCCACGTGTGGATCGCGAGCGTCTGGCAGAGATGGGAATCGAGTGTTTGCGGGTATATGGACGGAAGGTGGAGGGCCAGTCTGGGGAAGTGTTGGGAATGAGATATGATTCTACGGCGTTGACACAAGCGCTGGAAATGGTGCTAGGGAAGAAGGGAGATGCCATGGTGGGAATAAAGAGCAGAAGAAATACAATGGAGAGCATGGCAGGAAGGTAG